One Umboniibacter marinipuniceus DNA window includes the following coding sequences:
- a CDS encoding M24 family metallopeptidase, producing the protein MTLLPRSLNPRSSKRLPRWISPRYMVLAILCLVASVHGSALAGENTSVHELPSLRARAEIIDTVLEERINNVLPMIMERSDVDLWVVMSREYNEDPVLKTLLPADWMSARRHTMLVMHNPGEGAPIEALAVSRYGVGDLFTQAWNKEEQPDQWAALAKVIAERSPEVIAINKDAHFALADGMSASEYEQFIAVLTAEQREKLVSSRALAIGWLETRSESELKIFRQLVGIGHELIARAFSNEVVTPGVTTTDDIAWWLREQSAALNMGNWFHPSVSLQRFDNTEFDQITAFSNSVDENVIYPGDLLHVDFGLSYLRLHTDQQQHAYVLKPNETNVPESLVNALAQGNLLQDILMDGFETGITGNALLAQSLEQASEAGLKPTIYTHPLGLHGHAAGPTIGMWDAQEGVPVVGDYPVYPNTAYSIELNVAVNIPEWDNQEIRIMLEEDAFFDGESIEFLSGRQTQLHVIEAN; encoded by the coding sequence ATGACCCTTCTACCTCGTTCGCTTAACCCTCGTTCATCTAAGCGCCTGCCGCGCTGGATTTCTCCGCGCTACATGGTGTTGGCAATATTGTGCTTGGTTGCAAGCGTGCACGGATCAGCGCTAGCTGGTGAAAATACATCTGTTCACGAGCTCCCCTCCTTAAGAGCGCGTGCTGAGATCATCGATACCGTGCTCGAAGAGCGAATCAATAACGTTTTACCTATGATCATGGAGCGCTCAGACGTTGATCTCTGGGTGGTGATGTCCCGCGAATATAATGAAGACCCAGTGCTGAAAACCCTACTTCCTGCGGATTGGATGTCGGCGCGCCGACACACTATGTTGGTGATGCATAACCCGGGTGAGGGTGCGCCAATTGAAGCGCTGGCGGTATCGCGTTATGGCGTGGGTGACTTATTCACCCAAGCGTGGAACAAAGAGGAACAACCTGATCAGTGGGCGGCGTTGGCTAAGGTCATTGCCGAGCGCTCCCCCGAGGTCATTGCCATTAATAAAGATGCCCATTTCGCCCTAGCCGATGGCATGAGTGCTAGCGAGTATGAACAGTTCATTGCGGTACTCACCGCCGAGCAACGGGAAAAACTGGTGTCGTCTCGTGCTCTGGCAATTGGCTGGTTAGAAACGCGAAGCGAATCCGAGCTGAAGATCTTTCGGCAGCTTGTTGGCATTGGTCATGAACTGATTGCTCGGGCCTTTTCGAACGAAGTGGTTACACCCGGTGTGACGACTACCGATGACATTGCCTGGTGGTTGCGGGAACAATCGGCGGCGCTCAACATGGGGAACTGGTTTCACCCCTCGGTATCGCTACAGCGCTTCGATAATACTGAGTTCGATCAAATAACAGCTTTTAGCAATTCCGTTGATGAAAACGTCATTTACCCCGGTGATTTGTTGCATGTGGACTTTGGTTTGAGCTACTTACGCTTGCACACGGATCAGCAGCAGCACGCCTATGTGCTTAAACCCAATGAAACTAACGTGCCGGAATCACTGGTCAACGCCTTGGCGCAGGGCAACCTACTCCAGGATATTCTGATGGATGGTTTTGAAACGGGGATCACCGGTAATGCGCTCTTGGCTCAATCACTGGAGCAAGCCAGCGAGGCGGGCTTAAAACCCACCATCTATACCCATCCGTTAGGCCTTCATGGCCACGCAGCAGGGCCAACCATTGGTATGTGGGATGCTCAGGAAGGTGTGCCTGTAGTGGGCGACTACCCCGTGTACCCGAATACCGCCTATTCCATTGAGCTAAACGTGGCCGTGAACATTCCCGAGTGGGACAATCAGGAAATCCGCATTATGCTGGAGGAGGACGCCTTCTTTGATGGTGAGTCCATTGAATTCCTATCTGGGCGACAAACTCAGCTGCATGTGATTGAGGCCAACTAG
- a CDS encoding helix-turn-helix domain-containing protein produces MALAILWVAGASADSFAAQWKAHILSLCGLIALVGSRCAVEYRLKHPLLVKKAAVTAVMSASAEADETMALAKRIQEALNDDALLTTPNLKVAEFAERINEQEYKVTRCLTGQLQYRNFNQFLNHHRVERAKRLLVDGKHAHQSISTIAFDCGYNSIGPFNRAFKELTGFTPKVYRDSQSR; encoded by the coding sequence GTGGCGTTGGCCATACTCTGGGTAGCAGGGGCATCCGCTGATTCCTTTGCGGCACAATGGAAAGCACATATTTTGTCCCTCTGTGGGCTTATTGCATTGGTGGGTAGTCGCTGTGCAGTGGAGTACCGCCTTAAGCATCCACTTTTAGTTAAGAAGGCCGCGGTAACGGCGGTCATGTCAGCTAGCGCGGAGGCCGATGAAACCATGGCGCTGGCGAAGCGTATTCAGGAAGCGCTCAATGACGATGCCTTACTCACCACGCCAAACTTGAAGGTGGCGGAGTTTGCTGAGCGTATTAATGAGCAGGAATATAAAGTTACCCGCTGTCTTACCGGCCAACTTCAGTACCGAAACTTTAATCAGTTCCTCAATCACCATCGGGTAGAGCGCGCCAAACGCTTACTGGTGGATGGGAAGCATGCCCACCAAAGTATTTCTACCATTGCCTTTGATTGCGGTTATAACTCCATTGGCCCCTTTAATCGCGCCTTTAAAGAACTCACGGGCTTCACCCCGAAGGTCTATCGGGATAGCCAATCTCGCTGA
- a CDS encoding DUF4823 domain-containing protein, which yields MLKKLLIVLLGSAIIGCSSSYQSTDVSVPTSKLDRDLGVLIATPVDGKFEDIVYEGSGSMTANALRDAFVEHTERADITNSCQGVSCLQGIDANQYGYFVKAEIFHWEDRATEWTGKPDRIEVHLTVYAAATKEELAKTSFVSNSKWSTLGGDHPQDLLAEPINEFVSQLYAN from the coding sequence ATGCTAAAAAAACTGTTAATCGTTCTTCTAGGCAGCGCCATAATTGGCTGTTCATCGAGTTATCAGTCCACCGATGTATCAGTGCCAACGAGTAAACTGGACCGTGACCTCGGCGTGCTCATTGCCACTCCAGTAGATGGTAAATTTGAAGATATTGTTTATGAAGGGTCTGGCTCTATGACCGCTAACGCGCTTCGTGATGCTTTTGTTGAACACACCGAGCGAGCTGATATCACGAATAGTTGCCAAGGGGTCAGCTGCTTACAGGGTATTGATGCCAACCAGTATGGCTATTTCGTCAAGGCCGAGATATTTCACTGGGAAGACCGTGCAACCGAGTGGACAGGAAAGCCGGACCGAATTGAAGTACATTTAACCGTTTATGCTGCGGCCACTAAAGAAGAGTTAGCAAAGACCTCATTCGTGAGTAATAGTAAGTGGAGCACGTTGGGCGGCGATCACCCACAAGACCTGCTTGCTGAACCAATCAATGAGTTTGTTAGTCAGCTTTACGCTAACTAA
- a CDS encoding DUF1254 domain-containing protein, whose amino-acid sequence MMRIFRNILYILVVLLPLSVLTACSPPAKTLSAQEAQQIAEEAYIFGYPLVTMEMTRRVMTNVPEPDGARAPMGHLLKYRSYPTAEFRDVTAPNADTLYTSAWVDVTNEPWILSLPDSDNRYALFPMLSGWTDVFQVPGKRTTGTGPQKYAITGPGWAGELPDGVTEYKSPTSIVWLLGRIYCDGTPEDYAKVHRMQDDISLTPLSYYDQPFTPAAGNVDTSVDMNTAVRDQVHDLDIASYFNLLATLMVNNPASAADAPIIEKMAELGIEAGKPFDVTQFDADVQAAMEGVPKSAVAKIMGHFSSAGENINGWLFTTQTGIYETDYLQRALITAIGLGANRPQDAIYPTLERDTEGNHYSGENNYVMHFPKGQVPPVEGFWSLTMYNEDYFFVDNPLNRYTISSRNDYKLNADGSLDLYLQHSNPGPEKESNWLPSPSGRFTLMLRLYWPSEESPSILDGTWEIPAVQKVSE is encoded by the coding sequence ATGATGCGAATCTTTAGGAACATTCTTTACATACTTGTAGTGCTATTACCCTTATCCGTTTTAACGGCGTGCTCGCCACCTGCCAAAACTCTGTCTGCACAAGAAGCACAGCAGATTGCAGAGGAAGCTTATATTTTTGGCTACCCATTAGTTACCATGGAAATGACTCGCCGAGTAATGACCAATGTCCCTGAGCCAGACGGCGCGAGGGCGCCCATGGGGCATCTGCTAAAGTACCGGTCCTATCCTACAGCTGAATTCCGCGATGTGACGGCCCCCAATGCAGACACACTTTATACCTCGGCTTGGGTTGACGTAACCAATGAGCCCTGGATTCTAAGTCTACCTGATTCGGATAATCGCTACGCGCTCTTCCCCATGCTTAGTGGTTGGACCGACGTTTTTCAGGTACCGGGTAAACGCACTACCGGAACGGGCCCGCAGAAGTACGCTATTACCGGTCCTGGCTGGGCTGGCGAGCTTCCTGATGGCGTAACTGAATATAAGTCACCTACTAGCATCGTATGGCTTCTTGGGCGTATCTATTGTGATGGCACGCCTGAAGACTACGCCAAGGTCCACAGGATGCAAGATGACATCTCACTCACTCCGCTTAGCTATTATGATCAACCATTTACCCCAGCTGCCGGTAATGTTGATACCAGTGTTGACATGAACACCGCTGTGCGTGATCAGGTCCACGACCTAGACATCGCCAGCTACTTCAACTTGCTGGCAACATTGATGGTTAACAACCCAGCCTCTGCCGCAGACGCGCCAATTATTGAAAAGATGGCCGAACTTGGCATTGAGGCAGGAAAGCCATTTGACGTCACCCAGTTTGATGCTGATGTGCAGGCTGCGATGGAGGGTGTACCTAAATCAGCCGTTGCGAAGATCATGGGACATTTCTCAAGTGCCGGCGAAAATATTAACGGGTGGTTATTTACCACGCAGACGGGTATCTATGAGACAGACTACCTCCAGCGCGCCCTCATTACAGCAATAGGTTTAGGCGCAAATCGCCCTCAGGATGCTATTTATCCAACGTTGGAGCGGGACACTGAAGGAAACCACTATTCGGGCGAAAATAATTACGTCATGCATTTTCCGAAAGGCCAAGTTCCGCCGGTTGAAGGCTTTTGGTCTCTGACGATGTATAACGAGGATTATTTCTTCGTAGATAATCCGCTCAATCGTTATACCATCAGTTCTCGCAATGATTATAAATTGAATGCAGATGGCTCTTTAGACCTCTACCTACAGCATAGCAACCCAGGCCCCGAGAAGGAGTCTAACTGGCTTCCTTCACCATCTGGCCGATTCACCCTTATGCTTCGCCTCTACTGGCCCTCCGAAGAGTCGCCTTCAATACTCGATGGGACATGGGAAATTCCAGCGGTGCAGAAGGTGAGCGAGTAG
- a CDS encoding AbgT family transporter: MTEIAEANEKISFIERVGKKIPDPVIIFMFLLAFCLVLTAMVGGLSFETPNAGGGFTSHVIKDMTETENVRWLFDNALVNNWLAFGNGVLGVILIVMLGVGVAESSGLLTAIIKKLGTKLPDRFLAPAIVFLGIMSSIATDAGYLVLIPLAGLLYAGLGKNPLIGMAAAFAGVSAGFSANLIPATPVDVIIGMNAQVFAEAQGVPFERADGTPLTPATMHYYFIFASTFLLAGLGAWVTNRFVAPRLEKMDYQVPEDISISDFETTAEESRGLKAALLGLVVALGLVAFLALGPLATFTDETGRTVSPYLNNVILLIAMVFIIVGVSFGFAAKKFSSMMDVVQAMVGQMNTMGYILVLTFFCYNFLGLLAHSGLGTYVTYLGASFLQMLGLQEFPILLIIGFVITTALINLFVGGLTSKWMLLGPIFIPMLYAVNPEMTPDLVAAAYRVADSSTNIITPMMSYAGVILAFMRKYKPDLSFGDMIFMMVPYSVAFMIVWTTLLVCFFAFGIPLGF; encoded by the coding sequence ATGACCGAAATAGCCGAAGCCAACGAGAAGATCTCGTTTATTGAGCGGGTGGGGAAGAAAATTCCTGATCCCGTGATCATCTTTATGTTCCTGCTGGCATTCTGCCTAGTGCTTACCGCTATGGTTGGCGGCTTAAGTTTTGAGACCCCCAACGCGGGTGGAGGCTTCACTTCGCACGTTATTAAAGACATGACGGAAACGGAGAACGTACGTTGGTTGTTCGACAATGCCCTGGTGAATAACTGGCTGGCATTCGGTAACGGCGTATTAGGGGTGATTCTTATTGTGATGCTAGGTGTGGGCGTAGCCGAAAGCTCGGGTCTGCTTACCGCTATCATCAAGAAGTTAGGCACCAAGTTGCCGGACCGTTTTCTTGCGCCGGCAATTGTCTTCCTAGGCATCATGAGCTCCATTGCTACGGATGCGGGGTATCTGGTTCTTATTCCGCTAGCCGGCTTGTTGTACGCGGGCCTGGGCAAGAATCCGCTCATTGGTATGGCGGCGGCATTTGCCGGGGTTTCAGCAGGTTTTAGTGCCAACCTTATTCCGGCTACGCCAGTGGACGTGATTATTGGTATGAATGCTCAAGTGTTTGCGGAAGCGCAGGGTGTTCCCTTCGAACGTGCCGACGGTACACCGCTAACTCCGGCTACCATGCATTACTACTTCATTTTTGCCTCTACCTTCTTATTGGCAGGCTTGGGTGCATGGGTAACCAACCGCTTTGTAGCACCTCGTTTAGAGAAGATGGATTACCAAGTTCCCGAAGATATTAGCATCTCCGACTTTGAAACCACTGCCGAGGAAAGCCGAGGCCTAAAGGCGGCGTTACTTGGATTGGTGGTTGCACTGGGCTTGGTGGCATTCTTAGCACTGGGGCCATTGGCTACCTTCACCGATGAAACGGGCCGCACGGTATCGCCGTACCTCAACAACGTGATCCTATTGATTGCCATGGTGTTTATCATTGTGGGTGTGTCATTTGGTTTCGCCGCTAAGAAATTCAGCTCCATGATGGATGTGGTTCAAGCCATGGTGGGACAGATGAATACCATGGGTTACATTTTGGTACTCACCTTCTTCTGTTATAACTTCCTAGGCCTACTGGCGCATTCTGGTTTAGGTACCTATGTAACCTATTTGGGTGCAAGCTTCCTACAAATGCTGGGCCTTCAGGAATTCCCCATTCTGCTGATTATTGGCTTTGTGATTACCACGGCGCTTATCAACCTATTCGTAGGTGGCTTAACCTCAAAGTGGATGCTATTGGGGCCTATCTTTATCCCCATGCTCTACGCGGTAAATCCAGAGATGACGCCAGATCTTGTGGCAGCAGCGTATCGTGTGGCGGATTCCTCCACCAACATCATTACACCAATGATGAGCTACGCGGGTGTTATCTTGGCGTTCATGCGTAAGTACAAGCCAGACCTAAGTTTCGGTGACATGATCTTTATGATGGTGCCGTACTCGGTGGCCTTTATGATTGTGTGGACCACGCTGTTGGTTTGCTTCTTTGCCTTCGGAATTCCGTTAGGCTTCTAA
- a CDS encoding DUF2306 domain-containing protein, with product MTMPSSKSLTWLSNAFATQAINHAAKFWFSAVLVGQAIFSYYIIAFYYTATINRDIEHFNSIMPAGYIEGDFWGNVAVIAHVIFAAIITIGGLMQLIPIIRKKLPALHRWNGRLYILIAFIMSLSGSFMILTRWDKIFGSTIGHTTLMINGLIIMVCAVLAFKTARNRQFAVHRRWALRLFIAVSGVWFFRIGLMAWLSFHGEPVGFDPRTFTGPFLTALYTTVYVLPLLFLEVYLRAQANGTAVQKLLTATGVVLLTLVMILGVFGATMGMWLPRI from the coding sequence ATGACCATGCCATCTTCTAAGAGCCTAACTTGGCTATCCAATGCGTTCGCCACGCAAGCAATCAACCACGCAGCTAAGTTTTGGTTTTCGGCGGTACTCGTCGGCCAAGCGATATTTTCCTACTACATCATTGCGTTCTATTACACCGCGACCATCAACCGGGATATAGAGCACTTTAATAGCATCATGCCTGCCGGTTACATTGAGGGGGATTTTTGGGGCAACGTAGCCGTGATTGCGCACGTGATTTTCGCCGCCATCATTACCATTGGCGGTTTGATGCAGCTCATCCCCATCATTCGTAAGAAGCTTCCGGCTCTCCACCGCTGGAATGGACGCCTCTATATTCTGATTGCCTTCATCATGAGCTTGAGCGGTTCATTCATGATTCTCACCCGCTGGGATAAGATCTTCGGCAGCACGATAGGCCACACCACACTCATGATTAACGGTTTAATCATCATGGTATGCGCCGTATTAGCGTTTAAAACTGCGCGTAATCGTCAATTCGCCGTGCACCGCCGCTGGGCACTTCGCTTGTTCATTGCGGTGAGTGGTGTGTGGTTTTTCCGCATTGGCCTAATGGCGTGGTTGAGCTTCCATGGCGAACCCGTTGGATTTGATCCGCGCACCTTTACGGGCCCCTTCCTAACGGCGTTATACACCACGGTATATGTGCTGCCGCTGCTGTTTTTAGAGGTGTATCTACGCGCCCAAGCGAATGGCACAGCCGTTCAAAAACTACTGACTGCTACAGGTGTTGTGTTACTGACGTTAGTCATGATCTTGGGTGTGTTTGGCGCAACAATGGGAATGTGGCTGCCGCGGATTTAA
- a CDS encoding response regulator transcription factor translates to MKILLVEDNVEIATQVIDFLTGLGWDVDFARNATQGAELAVADNFDVILLDLNLPDGDGVTLCAQIKANATIEPAIIMVTARNSFEDKAEGFNHGADDYLVKPYDLRELPLRCQALLRRKQLYQSKKLSLGELSLDAHTHEVTRQDQPLKLTKIGFNILLQLARAYPKPVSKSQLVAELWPNDVPDSDPLKAHIYALRQVLDKPFSTPMLATVQSLGYRLEVANA, encoded by the coding sequence ATGAAAATTCTACTGGTTGAAGACAATGTTGAGATAGCTACCCAGGTTATCGACTTTTTAACGGGATTGGGTTGGGACGTCGACTTCGCTCGCAATGCTACGCAGGGTGCCGAACTGGCGGTTGCTGACAACTTCGATGTCATTCTATTGGATCTTAATCTCCCCGACGGCGATGGCGTGACCTTGTGTGCGCAGATCAAGGCCAACGCGACCATTGAGCCGGCGATCATCATGGTGACCGCCCGTAACAGTTTTGAAGACAAGGCTGAGGGCTTTAATCATGGCGCTGACGACTACTTGGTAAAGCCCTATGATCTGCGTGAACTGCCGCTGCGCTGCCAAGCACTCCTACGCCGTAAGCAACTGTATCAATCCAAGAAACTCAGCCTGGGCGAACTGAGCTTAGATGCACACACGCACGAGGTAACACGGCAGGATCAGCCCCTCAAGCTCACCAAGATTGGCTTTAATATCCTGTTACAGCTGGCCCGTGCCTACCCAAAACCTGTCTCCAAGTCACAGTTAGTAGCCGAACTATGGCCAAACGATGTACCGGATAGCGATCCGCTTAAGGCGCATATCTATGCGTTGCGCCAAGTGCTCGATAAACCTTTTTCCACACCTATGCTGGCAACGGTTCAGAGCTTAGGTTATCGCCTTGAGGTAGCCAATGCTTAA
- a CDS encoding sterol desaturase family protein, giving the protein MNNEYEYQERVVHKNSDKEFRLGEGRISGYLSFTLGLLSLLAVFAYLYPSHLTTTELRAVYDAEALQLVLKYGMYFSLFFALLTVVLNRGRYKKLGFWGGGFTLLGFALGGYSIPVGDVAPRALSLGVDWLILAFLLSTLVFMLLEKLFPKYKDQLILRPQWGLDLYYFCFNHLAISAILIFTNYHVGHFDWALSQSFQAWVQSIPVWAQVVMIIICADFVLYWEHRLYHEVKPLWPIHAVHHSVEDLDWLAGSRGHFIQVFSERAMVMVPLYLLGADTEALNIYVTFAALQAVYIHCNTSISLGPLKYVLVTPQFHHWHHSSEKPAIDTNYSAHTVLFDRLFGTYHMPNQHWPAKYGTTVPLPTDVVGQTLYPITALVKKK; this is encoded by the coding sequence ATGAACAATGAATATGAGTACCAGGAGCGGGTTGTTCACAAGAACAGCGATAAAGAATTTCGGCTGGGTGAAGGGCGCATCAGCGGATACTTGTCCTTTACGCTGGGACTACTGAGTTTACTGGCGGTATTTGCCTACCTCTACCCTTCGCACTTAACCACTACAGAACTGCGCGCCGTGTATGACGCTGAAGCGCTGCAGCTGGTGCTGAAGTATGGAATGTATTTCTCGCTATTCTTCGCATTGCTCACGGTGGTGTTGAATCGCGGGCGCTATAAAAAGCTCGGCTTTTGGGGAGGTGGATTTACACTACTGGGTTTTGCGCTGGGCGGTTACTCCATTCCCGTAGGTGACGTTGCACCGCGGGCGCTGTCACTAGGTGTGGATTGGTTGATTCTGGCATTTCTGTTATCCACGCTTGTGTTTATGCTGTTGGAGAAGTTGTTTCCTAAATATAAAGATCAGTTGATTCTGCGCCCGCAGTGGGGGCTTGATCTCTACTATTTCTGTTTTAATCATTTAGCCATATCGGCCATTTTGATTTTCACTAACTACCATGTTGGCCATTTTGATTGGGCCTTGAGCCAGTCCTTCCAGGCATGGGTGCAGTCCATCCCCGTGTGGGCCCAGGTGGTGATGATTATCATCTGTGCGGACTTTGTGCTGTATTGGGAGCATCGTCTTTACCACGAGGTGAAGCCGCTTTGGCCTATTCATGCGGTGCATCATTCGGTAGAAGATCTGGATTGGCTAGCGGGTTCACGCGGCCACTTTATTCAGGTGTTCTCGGAGAGAGCCATGGTCATGGTGCCGCTATATCTGCTTGGTGCGGATACCGAGGCCTTAAACATCTACGTTACCTTTGCGGCGTTGCAGGCGGTCTATATCCACTGCAACACCTCAATCAGTCTTGGCCCGCTGAAGTATGTGCTGGTAACGCCGCAGTTTCACCACTGGCATCATAGTTCCGAAAAGCCGGCCATCGACACCAACTACTCCGCTCACACGGTATTGTTTGATCGTCTCTTCGGCACCTATCACATGCCAAACCAACACTGGCCGGCTAAGTACGGTACAACGGTGCCGTTACCAACGGATGTGGTAGGGCAAACGCTCTACCCAATCACGGCATTAGTTAAGAAGAAATAA
- a CDS encoding PD40 domain-containing protein, with protein MKKGFISGVLLAASAALATSALAQDELPVLSGPYLGQTPAGKVAEPFGLGVISTQGYEYNGVFAPGMEEFYFIRGIEGSRDQVLIRYKQVGEQWFGEVMSPRLGQHTFSPDGKTMHLGRRYLTRTDEGWSERQELGSPFAQSFIMRLTSSQNGTYYFDTYDETNEAFPIRASRLVDGVRQAPEALSSAINTGTYISHPFIAPDESYLIWDATKADGFGDSDLYISYRQADGSWGEAINLGAEINSEGWDGAGYVTPDGKYLFFNRTVSPGVGEGLPNVDLYWVDAQFIEALRPKN; from the coding sequence ATGAAAAAAGGATTTATATCAGGCGTGTTATTAGCGGCTAGCGCCGCGTTAGCCACTTCTGCGTTGGCTCAGGATGAACTACCCGTCCTCAGCGGGCCCTACTTAGGTCAAACGCCGGCGGGCAAGGTGGCAGAGCCGTTTGGCCTAGGCGTCATCTCCACCCAAGGCTATGAGTACAACGGTGTGTTCGCGCCGGGGATGGAGGAGTTCTATTTCATCCGCGGAATAGAGGGCAGCCGAGACCAAGTATTGATTCGCTATAAACAAGTGGGCGAGCAGTGGTTTGGCGAGGTGATGTCCCCAAGACTTGGACAGCACACCTTCTCCCCAGATGGAAAAACTATGCATTTAGGTAGGCGCTACTTAACGCGTACCGATGAAGGCTGGTCTGAGCGTCAGGAACTGGGCTCACCCTTCGCCCAGAGTTTTATTATGCGCCTCACATCATCGCAAAACGGCACCTATTACTTTGACACCTACGACGAGACCAATGAGGCGTTTCCAATCCGCGCTTCACGATTGGTGGACGGCGTGCGCCAAGCACCCGAAGCACTCAGCAGTGCCATTAATACCGGTACCTATATTAGCCACCCGTTTATTGCTCCCGATGAATCCTACCTGATATGGGACGCCACTAAAGCGGATGGTTTTGGGGATTCGGACCTCTATATTAGTTACCGCCAGGCAGATGGCTCTTGGGGCGAGGCCATCAACCTCGGCGCCGAGATCAACTCCGAGGGTTGGGACGGGGCAGGCTATGTAACGCCTGACGGCAAGTATTTGTTCTTCAACCGGACGGTTTCCCCCGGGGTGGGAGAGGGGCTGCCAAACGTTGATCTGTACTGGGTTGATGCCCAGTTTATTGAAGCGCTTCGGCCGAAGAATTAG
- a CDS encoding pseudouridine synthase: MPRDTQRLDKFLRQQLLLNQRDVQQLLARNLVEVDDVIAHDRAQRINHFSRIVVEGKILQANRPRYFMLNKPNGVVSATVDAQHPTVVDLLNTTDKSELHIAGRLDLHSTGLILLTNDSRWSEALAHPGNKVAKLYHVTLANPLDEAYIHAFAAGMHFPFEDIVTQPAKLEIVSTYQAKVWLKEGKYHQIKRMFGRFRNPVLSLHRVSIGEILLDPELAPGEARALTTEEIRSVNMPSGAR, encoded by the coding sequence ATGCCCCGGGACACGCAACGCTTAGATAAGTTTCTTCGCCAACAACTCTTACTTAACCAGCGAGATGTCCAGCAATTGTTGGCGCGTAACTTGGTGGAAGTAGATGACGTTATTGCACATGACCGAGCCCAGCGAATCAATCATTTCTCGCGCATTGTGGTAGAGGGCAAAATTCTCCAAGCAAATCGCCCTCGTTACTTTATGCTCAATAAGCCAAATGGCGTAGTTTCGGCCACCGTTGACGCGCAGCACCCAACGGTTGTGGACCTACTCAACACTACCGATAAATCTGAGCTGCATATTGCCGGGCGACTAGATTTGCACTCCACTGGGCTCATACTGCTCACCAATGACAGTAGATGGTCCGAAGCGTTGGCTCACCCTGGCAACAAGGTTGCGAAACTTTATCATGTGACCCTCGCCAACCCTCTGGATGAAGCCTATATCCACGCCTTTGCCGCTGGTATGCACTTCCCCTTTGAGGACATCGTAACGCAACCAGCAAAACTAGAAATCGTTTCAACATACCAAGCCAAGGTTTGGCTCAAGGAAGGTAAATACCACCAGATAAAACGGATGTTCGGGCGCTTTCGCAACCCTGTTTTGTCGCTTCACCGAGTGAGTATTGGGGAGATACTATTAGATCCCGAGTTAGCACCGGGAGAGGCTAGAGCATTAACAACCGAAGAGATACGCAGCGTTAATATGCCAAGCGGTGCACGCTAA